The Eschrichtius robustus isolate mEscRob2 chromosome 16, mEscRob2.pri, whole genome shotgun sequence DNA segment ctgccAGGCCCTAAAGAGCTGATTCCTGTGGGAATTTTCACATTATCCACCAGATGCAGGTTAAAGCCACAGCAAGAACTACGTAAATTCAGCAGCAGCGGAGTCTCCAAAGGCTTCATTACAAGGCTGTCCTGACTACCTGCAAAAGCTTGTACTGAAACAACGAAAATAAAGCTGGTGACCCTTTCCACAACATGGCATTCTAGCCACACCGATTTCTAAATTTCAAAGTGAACCTGAGCCAAAAGGAAGATTTAACTGGGCAACTGTGAGCGCTGCACTAACAGAACACGAGGCAGAAAGGCAGCAGATTAACCGTGACCAAGCTCCTGTGCCTGTCTCTCTACAAATAAGGGAGGGAAAGCATTTAGCCAACGTATTGCCCTGAAGGACAACGGACTACACATGGGACGTGTCTTCACTTAATTATcataaaacactgaaaataccCAATCCCCTGGGCTCTGCCTGGGGTTTAGTCTGTCAGTGAAGTGGGGCTAACATTTCTGTGATGAGACCAGCATATTTTACACTTTGATCATAAgcttaaaaacaacaaccaagacaacaaaccaaaaaaaacccccaaacccccTTCCCATGCAAAAGctaaacacaggagaaaatgtaACAAACTATGGTACATGTTTTACCTTTCACCAAAATTCTTAACAGAGAAGCAGTTAAcagctttattttcatttcaagaaGGTATTTCCGTCCAACtgaatttgtttttatgataCATGTTGTGTCTACTTTAGAGACCAGATATGAAATGTGTTAATTATAATGATGACTGTGCTTATAAAAGGTATtatgtaatttataaaaatgtctgTAAAATTATGCCATAATGTTTTATGCTTGGGGCAATCACCATTTACTGAACCAGAGTAAAACGTAACCTGACATATTTGGGCAgtggttgttttatttttgaagcatGGTGGGTAAAAAGAAActatacaatgaaaataaatacatttttaaaatccacaATCAGCATTTACAGTTTTTATGGGCTCACAGTTTAAGAACACAGGATAACTCAAAATGCTGCCTTGTTAATGCTTTATCCAAATGGCATTTGCAATAATGATGTGGAAAGGTAAGGGACTAATGTCAAATCTGAGATAAACACTGGTCAAAAGTAAATGGGTTTTTAAACACAGGaagtagggggacttccctggtggtccaggggttacgaatccaccttccaatgcaggcgacgcgagtttgatccctggtcggggaacttaagatcccacacactgtggggcaactaagcctgcatgctgcaactactgagcccatgggctACAAcagagagcccacgcgccacaactacagagcccacgcactctggagccctcgtgccacacctaagacccgacacagccaaaaataaaacaaatgttttttaaaaaataggaagtaGGAACAAGCAATGATATGATTTTTTACGGAAACCTAGAGACAAAATTCATAAACAAGGGAAAAAACTACTAACAATATAGATATTTTACCTGATCAATTTTCTTCCCTAAATTCCGAAGGATGGTCTTTGCATGCCaataacaattaattaattaaaatacttattcATGAATCTCTGTAGAGTTCAAGAGAGGAAACTAAATTAttatcaaataattttattaGATAAAGATATCTTGTTTTTAATCACTGAAGCCTTCTCTAAAAACAATTCATAAACTCATTTCAACAAGCTGAATTATGTGATCACAAAATTTCTcttgatttgttttctttattggaAAGATATATTCTCATAACATGATACAGAATAATGACATAAGATAAATTCTGAATAATGCAGAACAGGACAGTATCTATgtccaaaataaatatttgagatttttatctGCCAAGATAAGGGCAATAACACATGAAAATACagtcaatatcattagtcatcagggaagtgcaaagtTAAACCACAATGAATTACCACTACGCACCTATTAGACTggttaaagttttttaaattgacCATAcccagtgctggtgaggatgtacaGTAAATGGAGCGctcgtacactgctggtgggagtgtaaaacggCACACCCGCTTTGGAAAAAAACCTGGCAATTTCTTaagaagttaaacatacacctgtATGCGAGCCAGCCATttcactcttaggtatttacccgAGAGACACAAAAACATAGGTCTGCACAAAGACTTGTGCACAAAATGCTTTCAGCATCTTGTAATATCCTAAAACTAGAAGCAACTTcagtgtccttcaacagatgaacagatagaCAGATTGCGGCTCGTCCATTTGATGGAATACTGCTTGGCAACAAAAAGGGGAAAATGGTGATAAATGCAGTGATGTGGATGACATCTTAAACTCATTATCCTAAGTGACAAAAAATCCAGGCAAAAAAGTACATACGTATAACTTTGCTTATATAAAACTGTAGAAGACGCCAACTAGTCTACAGTGACAAGAGCCTATGAGTGATTGCCCAGAGACAATGGTGGAAGGAGGATGGAGTAAAAGGGGCCCAAGAAAACTTTTAGGGGTAAAAGAAATGATTGTTATCATGACTGTGGTGACGGTTTCAtgagtatacacatatataaaaactgatcaaattatacactttaaatacgtGTATGCCAATAGAGttagcgggggcgggggggaataGAGTTAACAACACCCTAAATTCTGCCTGTTGTTCTTTTAGGaagcttagaggaaaacatttcaAACCATGGTAATAAGAAGGCGACTGGGGCTCAAAACATGAGCCAGCTGCGAGCCACAAAGCCAGGTCTTCTCGTGTGCGTAGCCAtttgcatctttatttttctttatttaaggaATCCAACTCCTGAGGAACCAGAGGAGGAACCCACCTACCCACCAGTAGTGGAATGTGGCTTTTATCCAGATGAACTGTGTTCGGCTTTGTTTGAAGGGAAAGAGGTGGCTCCCCAAATTGCAAAATTCTGTAAAAACCCTCATGGATCTGAAATACTTGCTCATTTACACAGACCAGGAAATTGTTCCAGGATATCCCAGGAGTTGCATTTCATAACCAGACCCCTGTCTGCAGAAGAGGGCACCTTCCCTTTGGCATATATTATAACTATTCATAAGGAGCTGGCTATGTTTGTGCAGCTTCTCAGAGCTATTTATGTGCCTCAAAATGTTTACTGTATTCATGTTGATGAAAAGGCCCCCAAGAAGTATAAGACTGCTGTGCAATCCCTGGTtaattgttttgaaaatatttttatttcatcaacgAGAGAGAAAATGGCTTACAGTGGCTTTAGGAGACTACAGGCAGATATTAATTGTATGAAAGATCTAGTCCATTCCAAATTTCAATGGAACTATGTCATTAATCTTTGTGGACAGGATTTTCCAATCAAAACTAACAAGGAAATCATACACTACATCAGAAGCAAATGGAATGATAAAAATATCACTCCTGGGGTAATCCAGCCACCAAACATTAAATCTAAGACAAGTCAAAAGCCATCCCGAATTCACCCCTGAAGAAGATATCTATGTATCTCCAAATGAAAGATTCAAAGATGAACCACCCCATAACTTAAGAATTTATTTTGgaagtgcttactatgtactaACAAGGAAGTTTGTAGAGTTTGTACTAACAGACACCCGCGCAAAAGACATGCTTCGGTGGTCTAAAGACATCCACGGCCCAGAGCGACATTACTGGGTAACTCTGAACCGACTGAAAGGTAAGAACAATCCAGCAAAACAGTGTCTGTTCAGGCCAGAGGCAACAACAGGATAAGTGTATCCTTAACTGAAGATTCTTTCTATTTCAGCTCTGTGGCTTGGTAAACAGCTCTACATTCTGTAAGACCGTCCACTTGGGTAGTCCAGGAGGGTCTTCGCTTTCAGGGATCTGAGGTTTGCGGAGAGAGCGCCATGTTCCCAAATCAGGCTGGCTGCTTTTGCCCCCTCTCCAGAAGCAAGCACCAGCATTGCGCGTCTCCTCAAATAGAGCCTTCTGAAAATTCTGAGCACAGATCTTTGAAaagttcttcctttcttccttcacttaTTAGATACTGCTGGATACCTACTAGTGCCAGGTATCGTGCTAGGGGCTTGttaagaatggaaaatattaaaactagCAATTTTGTTTGTGGCTAACATGATACTTCAGATAGGTTTTCTTAGAGGTAGAGGGAAATCTGATGCCCTCCTTTAAATGGGCCTATTTGCTCTTTCTGTAAAGCTGATTGGCTCTTACTGCGAATGTGGCTTCAAGCTTGAACAGCTAAGCGAATCAGTCAGTCCAGGCGACAGTGCAAACAATGAAATCCAGCAGAAATGGGTTAGGAGCTTTTTAAAACCTCTCATATCCACTGAAGATCCTTTCAAATCACCCCCAGAGAGCTGTTGCGGAGAAAACACGATCCAAAGAGACCCAACATAACATGCTGTCAATACTAGGTGAGTTActagggatggaggaagggatgAAAAGTGAAATCTAAGCACAAAGACGCAATACAGGACCTCGCTCCACCCTGATACTACCACCGGTGCAGCACACACCCAGCCCCCAGAAGCGTTAGCCTTTCATCAGATGAGAACATGCATTCTGAATGAGGCTGGGCTTTCCCTTCATCTGCTCACTGCATGCCTGCATGTCTTTTCCCTTAGATGCTCCAGGTTCCACCCCAAACACTGGCTGGGAAGGAAACGTTCGAGCcattaaatggaaaaacaaggagggaaCTGTTCATGATGGCTGcaaaggtaaaaacaaaacccaagggggttccctggtggcctagtggttaggattctgggctttcactgccggggcccgggttcaatacctggtctgggaactgagatcctgcaagcagggcagcgtggccaaaacaaaaacaaaaacaaaacccaagccaCAAAACGCGttcaaattttataaaaactgTACAACTGCTGCCTCGAAAACAGTGGGAGAAGACTGACGGTCATGTTTACTGCAATCTGGAAGAATTAGTGATGATCCAACTAGCACggtgtcaattttttaaaaacttttcttttaattataatatCCAGACAGAGAAGTAGACAAATTCTAAGTATTTGAGCTgataaattttcacaaagtgaacacacaaCAGGGCTgcaactttttaaagttttcagatAAAAACACATGCGCTATCTGGCTTTTCCCACCTGCTCCtaacattcatttaaaatgagCTCTCTGTCTCCCTGGGTCTCTTTACGAGAACAGACGCTTGAATAGCACAGGTACATGCTCCTCGGTGGGGTCAGCCAGCTGCCCCCCATACTTCTTACGCAGTTCTTGCTGAAAAAAGGTCTCTTTGCTTTGCCCTCAGGAGATTCTCCCTGAGGGACAGTAAATTCTTTTGCCCCTTTGTCTTGCGTGCCAGAGGTTTTAGTGGCCAGGGCAGTACACGAAAGCCAGATCTGGGGTGGAGGAGACCACGTCTCTGTTCTGTGGAGTCTGGAAGAGAACTAGCTGGCTGCAGAGCGGCTCTCAGGCGCGTCGGTTCGGGGGAAACACCTCCGGAGTCGAAGAGCTAGAACTTGGCTCCTGGGAAGTTATCCGTGCCTCCTCTCTGGGGCTGGCTCTCCGCAGCCCCGCACCCCCAGGCTGAGCAGACAGGCTCAGGGAGGAAACGGTGGATGAGACACAATTCACAGCACGATACGGACGAGTCCAGTAGAAAGATGGCAAGTCCTCTGGTGTACTCCGGGGAAGGAAAACAGGGCGTGCTTGACGTCTCTGGGGCCACAGCTGGTGGTGGACAGAGGACGCGGGAAGACTGGAGCAAAGCCGTGCGTGAAGGCGGCTCCAGCAGAGCACGAGCTCCCCAGGGATATCTGGGCCCTGCACTGTCTGTCTACAAGCAGCTCCCTAACCACCTCGGGAGCTACTGCAGAGATACATAACCTATTTTCACAAGGCATACGGGTACAGTATATCAGATAATGCAAAATAAACTAGGTTCGCCCAGTTTCCAAGCTGATTTAAAGACTGACCTAAAAGAAACAGGTTGTggacaaacaaaaaatggaaaatctaaTACCAGAACAGTTCAAAGACAAACAATTCCCGCTGCCATGTGCACAGCCATCCTCCTGACGGGTACCAGGTCAGAAGGACTGGAAtaattttctagtattttttaaaaggtagataTGATTCAGCTAGGGGGATAGTCACATAGAAAGAAGGTGACAGTTAAACGACAGGCTAACAAACAACCTTGGCCTTTCTTCAGACAGTAAGTGGCTCACTGTCATTACACACGGGTTGACAGGACTGGCGGATAAATGCTCAGAAAAGGAGAGGCTCAGATTCTTCCTGAAAAAGTGATTCACCAATGGTATATAAGATGTCACGAAGGGTTGTGGCTGTCAATGATAAAGTAATGATTCCAAATTCTTAAGAGTAGCAAAATCTGAGTATTTTAATAATGTTTGCAAAAAAACCTAGTCACTGCGAGTCTTAACAAGAATCATTATTCCCTACAAGTAAACACTTCAGAAAGTTCTTGCCATCACTAGCTTCACTGTGCAAATGGTTCTACTAGCAAAGCAGTACAGGGCCAACCCCGGCCAGCATTCAGTCAGTCCCAACTTAGGCCAAGCACTGTTGTAGGGTCTGTGGTAAACCCTTCTGGAACCCGGCTCTGGGCCTGCCGTCG contains these protein-coding regions:
- the LOC137749881 gene encoding LOW QUALITY PROTEIN: beta-1,3-galactosyl-O-glycosyl-glycoprotein beta-1,6-N-acetylglucosaminyltransferase 7-like (The sequence of the model RefSeq protein was modified relative to this genomic sequence to represent the inferred CDS: deleted 1 base in 1 codon), with product MRASLGSLEENISNHGNKKATGAQNMSQLRATKPGLLVCVAICIFIFLYLRNPTPEEPEEEPTYPPVVECGFYPDELCSALFEGKEVAPQIAKFCKNPHGSEILAHLHRPGNCSRISQELHFITRPLSAEEGTFPLAYIITIHKELAMFVQLLRAIYVPQNVYCIHVDEKAPKKYKTAVQSLVNCFENIFISSTREKMAYSGFRRLQADINCMKDLVHSKFQWNYVINLCGQDFPIKTNKEIIHYIRSKWNDKNITPGVIQPPNIKSKTSQSHPEFTPEEDIYVSPNERFKDEPPHNLRIYFGSAYYVLTRKFVEFVLTDTRAKDMLRWSKDIHGPERHYWVTLNRLKDAPGSTPNTGWEGNVRAIKWKNKEGTVHDGCKGRYVQDACVYGPGDLPWIIPSPSLFANQFDSTEPLVVSCLERWHRLKVLGQAEVPVEPHWHFQRESHFNMKLNR